Within the Mus caroli chromosome 10, CAROLI_EIJ_v1.1, whole genome shotgun sequence genome, the region GCTATGCTGGGACCTTCTCAGGACACTGGGCAGAGTGACATTTGTCCCTTATAGGTTACtgagcctccccccccccccccccccacttcctcacTGTATTTGTTCTTTCTGGTTTCTCGCTTGACAAACACATTCTGATTTAGCACTGTAGATACTTCTTGTCCTAGCTAGTTGTCCCCTTGTTTCAAAATGATGGCCAGGTGGTCTTTGAAGTCGCTACCAGTGGAtggacaagtgtgtgtgtgtgtgtgtgctcttttgtttggtttcaaTATAACTGTAAGTAAGCATGAATAAATGCCACTTTCCACACCAAACAATCATTGTCTGCTTTACACATACAGTAATTTTCCTGTCCAGATGGGAGAGGTGACATGTCCCAACACTTATTCTTGTCTTGTGGCACTTACAGGTTTCATATTTTACAAGGACTTAATGGGATGGGGAGTAGGGGGTGTTTGTGTTTTGAAAGGGTatagagggctggggagatggctcagtgggtaagagcgccgactgctcttccaaaggtcccgagttcaaatcccagcaactacatggtggctcacaaccatccataaccaaatctgatgccctcttctggagtatctgaggacagctacagtgtacttacatataataaataaataaaccttaaaaaaaaaagggtataGAATCAAAAAGACAAACTTTATGCTTCTCCCATTGCAGCCCTGACTCAAACCAGCCTTGTTATCTCCAAGTACCATACACTTATaattatatgctatatattagttttatatatattatattttatttatattgtgtgtgtgtgtgtgtatgcagtttGGGTTCATAGAAAAATTAGCCATAATCCAAAGTTTCTGTGTTTGGTCTTTATTGTCAAAATCCTTTCCCAAAGTGGTGCCTTTGTTATGGACGTATGAAGCAGCCTCACTGCACAGCAACAGTCAGAGCATCAAGTGTGTAATTTTGTCCTGGTGGTGTACATTCGATGGATTTTGACAAATGTCAAGGGCGTGTATACTTTCAATATAATTATTACCAGAAAGTATAGTAGCCCTGCCTAGCACATCCCTTATTACCtgttcattcttccttctctaaTCCCCTGTCAACCCATGATCTTTTTACCTAACTGCCTACTGAATTCTATATTGGCTACTCTTGTTTGATTAGTTATGAAGCTGAAATCAGTGCCCAAGTACAAGtgtgtcaagtgtgtgtgtgtgtgtgtgtgtgtgtgtgtgtgtgtgtgtatactatagCTCTTAACTCATTGTGAGAGCCAAGGATCTTGATTGCAGTCTCGCTGGataaaaaatgtgtttaatattGTAGTAAACTGCCGAGTTGTCCCCCCAAGTCGCTGTAGGGGCCTTCTCCCAATGTGGCCAGAAGTTCCTGTGTCTTCTGATCTAGTTGGAGGCTCTGCCTTCAAGCACTAAGACTGTCTATGGCAATAGGAAAGAATTTAGACCTGGAACATACCACACCACAGTTGGGTTTTATCCATTTAAAGTGCTTACACCCAAGCCAAACCCACGCAGAAATGTGTCCTGAGAGCCTGTGGCCATTACTTTGAGGGTTAACTAGGTAGTCAGATATAGGTGGTACACAGAGTGGGGACTGCCAGAAAGCCCTCATGTATTCCTGTGCTAGAGCTAGGGGGGTGAGGCCCCCACACGTGATTCTAGATCCTTCTAGATTAGGGGGGTGGGCTTGCCTTGGTTACCTGGCCGACAATGCCCGGCCTCTGTGACGTATGTAGCCGTCCCCAAGGGTACCCCTCTCCAACTGGGCGGCCGGCGCCTGCCCCGCGGCCGGTTGGTGCCCCGCGATGGGGCAGCCGGGAGCGGCTGGCCAGGCCTCGCGGGCCGCTGTTCCGGGCCACCAGCCACCATGCCCTGGTGGAGTAATTTATGCTGTGAGTAGTGCGCCCCCTGGCGGCCGTAGCGTGGCGGTGGCTGGGAATGGTGATTCTTCTAGATGGGGGGTGTGGTTTCTAGCCTTTCAGTCTTCCTGAGAGTCGCAGCAGGCCAGGACAGAGGGCATTGCTTTCCAACCCTAAGCTTTGCACTCCAAAGTCAACTTAGCCTTGGAGAGCAGGGCCAAGCCTCCATGAAGGTCATGTGCTTGCTACACGTGCCAGTCTAACCTGGAGATGAGCACAATAGAGGCTTTtccactgatttatttatttatttatttatttatttatttatttaacgttTTGATCTCAGCAGCCTCCTCCTCATGTCCCCCTCCCGGACAGCCCCACTCCCTTCcgcttttcctctgagaagagggagggcGCCCAGGGTATTTCCTGACACTTCAAGTCACTACAGGactgggcacatcctctcccactgaggcaagccAGAGCAGCTcagggaacaggatccacaggcagggaacagattcagagacagcccctgctccagttcttgggggggagggggcggcagCGGAGCATAATAGATTTTCACACAGGGTCAATACACAGGCTACCCCAAGAGTAAAATATCACTTCTTGCCAGACAGAGGGCACAGCCTCCAGTACCATAGCTTGGAGAAGGAACAGAGGTGGTTGATGGAAGGGAGCCAGAAAATGATCCAAGACTAAAGAGGTCATTTtaccccctccccagcctggaGAGAGCAACCATGGAGCAGAGGTGGACCGCGTCTCTCTGCGTGGGCTGACGCATCACAGTGTGTCCTGCGTGTGGGCATCGCTGTGGGTTCAAACACATGATGCAGGCTTTGCAAATGCGCATGTGGGCCACGCCGCAGGGGTGCGCGAGGACATTTCTGTATCCTGTTGGAACCTGATTTAAACGGCCTTGGCCACCAGGCTTGGTAGTTGCGAAGGCTAAGCTCAAGGCTTGGGCCATCGGATGTTTGATAGCTTGGCTATGCAGTAGAGGCCGAATTTTTGGAAGTGAACTTCCCAGTAAGTTCTGTACAAATTGGGGTCAGGGATTGAGGCAAGAAGAGGCCGACAAAACCGCAGAGTAGTCTAATCCTATAGGCAAATCAGAAAGGATGCTATGTTCATAATTTGGGGTTGTATCTGGaagactggttttttttttttttttttttaagatttatttatttaatgtaagtacactgtagctgtcttcagacactccagaagagggcgccagatctcgttgtggatggttgtgagccaccatgtggtcgctgggatttgaactctggaccttcggaagagcagtcgggtgctcttacccactgagccatctcaccagccctggaagaCTGTTCTTAAATAAGAAATTTACTTACAATTTACTACAGGACTAGTAAGCCACTTAAGACTTCCTAagcatttttgttattattatttttttaattttgtctgtgCATTGGTGAGAGggtatcagagcccctggaaccatagttacagacagctgtgagctaccctgtgggtactgaacctgggtcctctgcaagagcagccagtgctcttaactactgagccgtctctccatcccccactcccatcccccacccccgaacattttttttagaaaaagagtaCATAAAGCAGTTCCTTGAGTATTGCTTCGCCATTCTTACCTGTTTTGTCCTGCTAGTTGGCTGGCACCTGCTTGTTTTGTGTCCTGTAGCTCAACTCTAAGCATCCCAGTGTAGAATTTAAAGGGAAAAAGGGTGGActtggaaaaatggctcagtgattaaaaacagtTTGTTCTTGAGGAAGGCCTGCCTGTGTTTGGTTCTCTgtaaccacctggtggctcacaaccatcctccTGACCTCTGAGAGTGGTGCGTCTATATTTATAATATGCAGGcagaatatacacataaaaataaactaggttttttgttttgttttaatttcttttccacCGGGTGgagatggtgcatgcctttaatcccagcacttgggaggcagaggaaggcagatttctgagttcgaggccagcctggtctacaaagtgagttccaggacagcagggctatacatagaaaccttgtcccgaaaaaccaaaaaagatttatttgtaggGAAAATAAGTCTCTTTTTAATTGTTATGGAGACTAGAGAGATTGTTCTATTGAGCACTTGCTTTCTCAAGAGgacttgggggcgggggggggggagctggggctggagagatggctcaccagttaagagcactgactgttcttccagaggtcctgagttcagatctcagcaaccacatgatggttcacaaccatccgtaatgagatctgatgccctcttctggggtgtctgaagacagttacagtgtacttacatataataaatctttgggctggagctagcgggccagagagagaaggaaaaaaaaaatagataaaaaagagGACTTAGCAGGCtccccagttccaagggatctgactccctcttttggcTTTTGTGTTAATTTCACACACGAGGCcttcactcacacagacacacataagataaataaatatttaaaaatgaatgtaaaagtCTTTCCTATTAACTTGTAGAGGCAATGGTGTGGAACACTGCTCTTTATTACCCTGTTCAAGAAAATTCCTGCCTTTCCTAGCACCAGAGAAGGCAAGGGGGTATTTTAGTCTTGGGCTTGTAGTAAGACAATCCTTTATACTTTTCCCAGTTATTAGTAAAATTTAATGAGTTTGTCAGTGACTGATTTTATTTCTCCACCTTGTAGCACAAGCCCACAATAACTTACCTTCCAAGAAGCAAATAAGAGATCAGATCTCTTGTTGCAttagagtttctttctttcttccccccctttttttttctcgagGGGGGgggtctctgtgtagtcctggctgtcctggaactcactctatagaccaggctggccttgaactcagagatctgcctacctctgactCTTGGCTAACTTTAGATTCTCAATAGAGAAATAATAATTGTGTATATTTTCTGGAGTAAAATTGCTGTTTTCATCAAAGtatgattttgttttcctcttccttttctccacgTTTTAAGTggtaaacaaatatattttgcaCACGGTTCTGAAGGCTAACAAGTCAAAAATCATGGAGCCATGCACAGACTATAGATCCATTCAAACTAATTAACGTAGCCATATGTGACCATGTTATTTTATTGTAGTAACAAcaccaaaaattttattttagcagtTTTGAAATATGCATGTATTAGCTATATTGCTTCCTTATATGAGTGGACCACTCGAGtttgtgatagatagataggtggatggatggatgagatcATAGGAGTTCCCCAGCATTCTCCTTGTTGTTGGTGATGGGTGTGGAACGCAGGACCTTGAGCACACTAGGCAGACACTCCACCACTGAACCACAGCCCAGCTTATGTTttatcttgagacaggatctttgtgAGTGCCCCAAGCTGGCCCTGGACTGCCAATCTGCCTACCCTTCCTGCAGTCAAACGCTCTGCTAGTTTGAATGGACCTTTTCGTCTGTTACGTAAAGAAGTACATACCCTGTGCTGCTTTGGAAGTGCATGAAATTGAACTCAGACTAGCAAAATGATTAAAACATATCACATACTAAATCCCTCCCTATGATAATTGATAATAATTTGTGAAAGATAGGAAGAGAATTTAGGCTAAAATGAAGTTACTTGTTGGTCTTTCAAAGCCTGCACTCCCTCATTTTACAGAAATAAACCTCACCTAATTTTAAATCATTCTCAcaaacatccccccccccacccctccatcacCAAGTATGCTTTCAGTGGTGGTTTTCCCCAGTGAGCTGCTGTGTGATTcagtgctgggggaggggtctgGCTATGTCCCTGATGTCCCCGGTTACTGCAGTTCCCTGTGCCCCATGAGCTTCATTAAATCATGTTTGACTTTTtacacctaatttttttttttaagatttattatttattttatgtgtgtgggtacactgttgctgtcctcagacacaccagaagagggcatcagattcctttacagatggttgtgagtcaccatgtggttgctgggaattgaactcaggacctctggaagagcagtcttaactcTTAACCGCTCTTAAccgctctctccagcccctgcccaatgttttttctttgtttgtttgtttgtttgtttttaatttgcttaaATGCAGACATAACAGAAAACCACGGCATCATCAATAGCCTCCcacattctttctccctcctctccagccttTGAAGTTTCTTGCAAACAAACCTTCCTGCTTAACCTTGGCCTTTTGTGTCGCTGGTTCAGCAGACCAGGCTGAGCACACTGCGCCTTTGGCCTATCATTTTCTCACAACTAGGTTCCATTTAGGTTCCATTCGTTGGGAATCTGACGTGTGCTTTCTCAGTGATTCCCACAGGCTCTCAGGCCTGATCACTTGGTTGTGGTGGCACCTGTTGGATTTTTTCCATTGTaaaggggcttttttttttttaattgtcactTGTGTGTCCATTGTTGGGGTCCAAGAGTTGCCCCACAAACCACAGGAATaccaatctcagtcagacagggatcaTGTATTGAACATCTGAAGACTGATTGATCAGGGCAGTGGCTCAGAATTCAGCATATAAAGGGCTAAAACCACGAAAGCCACAATGAGCTCATATGCAGGTGCTGGAAGTGCTGcccagtggtcagccctgactgaagccattttagacataacagttcatattgacctttaactTGATGGGTCCTAAGTGAAGCTTATGGTTgtagaatttcttaagattaataAACCTTATAGCACATAGAACataacagggtatgtggtcagcatgaccctgctctgagtcaagttatttttctccGTCAGTGACTGTTAGGCATGTtatagcaacaatatgaaatagctggcaggcatggaacaaaatggctccAGCTATCCTATGGGGGCAGACTTCAACACTCGGAAACTTTATGCTTCCTGAAAACCTTTCTCCCAGTGAATTTAGCAGCGTTTGATCCTTGACTGTATGTACTATTCCGAGcatcatattttttattattttagtttatttatttgaggcagaTTATTTAATTGAGACATATTATGTCATCcgggaactcacagaaatctacctcctctgcctctcaaactctctgggattaaagacatagatcaccatgcccggctttatttttatttctgagatgaggtctcacttTGCCCAGGATGGTCCTCAAGCTTGCAGTACTCCCTGCCCCTGTTCACTAAGTAACAAACCTCCTCTTCccgacctccccacccccaccccacccccaccttcataTTTGGTTTGGCACTGAAACTCAGAGCTGTGAGCACGTTAGGAAAGGGAGATAGAGTCTCTCTGTTTAGTTCTCTAGCTGTCTCCCAGCCAAGCTGGCATGTAAATCATAGGtacctgagtgctggagttaaagtcATGTGATTTTAATCCTGATtgatttccccacccccacccaaccccccaaggacagggtttctctttgtacccctggctgtcctggaactcactctgtagaccaggctggcctcaaaccgcCAGCctgaatccacctgcctctgcctcccaagtgctgggatcaaaggtgtgtgccaccaaggcccggtctgattttgttttttaaatagtactcctcgggctggagagatggctcagtggttaagagccctaactgctcttccagaggtcctgagttcaaatcccagcaaccacatggtggctcacaaccatctgtaatgagatctgactccctcttctggggtgtctgaagacagctacagtgaacttacatataataaataaataaatcttttaaaaataatagtactCCTCAATCCTCATttactggattttgtttttttatcccTACTCATGTATTCAtgaggatttctttttaaaaagatatcctTTCCTTGTATacattttgcttgcatatatacacacctgtgtactgtgtgtgttcagtgcccatagaggccaggaTAGGATGTTGGATCcagccaccatgtaggtgtttGGAATTGAGCgtccaggtcctctacaaaacCAGAATGTGCTATTAAGCACTGAGGCATCTATGTCTGCAGTCCAAGTAACTAACATCTCAACAGCCGaggaaggagaggtgaggagCCAAGCGTGTAGCGCCTTTGAAGAGGTTTGAGATGCTCCTTGGAAAGGAGTAGCCATGGTCCAATATATGAAACATTTACAAATACTTCCACAATCTACCACACTGTACTGCTAAGGAGAGTGTTACGCTTGTTGAACAAAgtcatttttccctttttctttccccttgtTAATAGTTGGACAGAGAGAGTCAGAAGATGTGAAAGAAAAAGACCGAGCTAAAGAAATGGCAGCCAGCTCCACAGTTGTTGAAGATATCACAAAGGACGAGCAGGAGGAAACACCGGAAATAATCGAACAGATCCCTGCTTCAGAGAGCAATGTGGAAGAAATGGCGCAGGCTGCCGAGTCCCAAGCTAATGACGTCGGCTTCAAGAAGGTATTTAAATTTGTTGGTTTTAAATTCACGGTGAAGAAGGATAAAAACGAAAAGTCAGATACCGTCCAGCTACTCACTGTCAAAAAGGATGAAGGTGAAGGGGCAGAAGCCTCCGTTGGAGCAGGAGACCACCAAGAGCCCGGAGTGGAGACCATCGGCGAATCAGCATCCAAAGAAAGTGAGCTGAAGCAATCCACGGAGAAGCAAGAAGGCACCCTGAAGCAAGCACAGAGCAGCACAGAAATTCCCCTTCAAGTCGAATCTGGTCAAGGGACCGAGGAAGAAGCAgccaaagatggagaagaaaaccGAGAGAAAGAACCTACCAAGCCCCTAGAATCTCCGACCAGCCCTGTCAGCAATGAGACAACATCTTCCTTCAAGAAATTCTTCACTCACGGTTGGGCCGGCTGGCGCAAGAAGACCAGCTTCAAGAAACCCAAGGAAGATGATCCGGAAACTTCCGAGAAGAGAAAGGAGCAAGAGGCTGAAAAAGTAGacgaggaagaaggggaaaagacaGAGGCAGCCCCAGCCGAGGAGCAGCGGGAGCCTGCAGAAGGCACAGACCAGGCCAGGTTGTCAGCCGACTATGAGAAGGTGGAGTTGCCTTTGGAAGACCAGGCCGGTGACCTGGAGGCATTGTCGGAGAAGTGTGCTCCTTTGGCAACGGAAGTGTTTGACGAGAAGACGGAAGCCCACCAAGAAGTTGTTGCAGAGGTCCACGTGAGTACCATGGAGAAGACAACGAAAGGGCAAGGAGGAGCAGAGGTGGAAGGGGATGTGGTGGTAGAAGGATCAGGAGAGTCCTTGCCCCCTGAGAAACTGGCTGAGACCCAGGAGGTCCCCCAGGAAGCTGAGCCTGTGGAGGAGCTGATGAAGACCAAAGAAGTATGCGTCTCTGGGGGTGACCATACTCAGTTGACAGATCTAAGTCCTGAAGAGAAGATGCTACCCAAACACCCTGAAGGCATTGTCAGTGAGGTGGAGATGCTTTCCTCTCAGGAGAGAATCAAGGTACAGGGAAGTCCCCTGAAGAAACTCTTCAGCAGTTCAGGCTTAAAGAAGCTCTCCGGGAAGAagcagaaggggaagagaggaggaggcggGGGAGATGAAGAGCCAGGAGAATACCAACACATTCAAACAGAGTCCCCAGAGAGTGCTGATGAGCAGAAGGGAGAGAGCTCTGCCTCTTCCCCTGAAGAGCCCGAGGAGATCACGTGTCTGGAGAAGGGGCCATCGGAAGCACCCCAGGAAggggaagctgaggaaggagcaACTTCcgatggagagaagaaaagggaagggatcACCCCCTGGGCATCCTTCAAAAAGATGGTGACACCCAAGAAACGGGTCCGAAGACCTTCTGAGAGCGACAAGGAAGAAGAGCTGGACAAGGTCAAGAGTGCCACCTTGTCCTCCACGGAGAGCACGGTGTCTGGAATGCAGGATGAGGTCAGAGCGGTTGGCGAGGAGCAAAGGTCAGAGGAGCCAAAGCGCAGGGTGGATACTTCAGTGTCTTGGGAGGCATTGATTTGTGTCGGATCGTCCAAGAAGAGAGCGAGGAAGGCATCCTCTTCAGATGATGAAGGAGGGCCAAGAACACTGGGAGGGGATGGTCACAGAGCGGAGGAGGCTAGCAAAGACAAAGAAGCTGCAGCAGATGCTCTTCCTGCCAGCACCCAGGAACAAGACCAAGCGCAAGGAAGCTCCTCGCCCGAGCCAGCTGGAAGCCCTTCTGAAGGGGAGGGCGTCTCCACCTGGGAGTCATTTAAGAGATTAGTCACTCCACGAAAAAAATCCAAGTCAAAACTGGAAGAGAGAGCCGAAGACTCCGGTGCAGAGCAGTTGGCCTCCGAGACCGAACCAAGTAGAGAGGAATCTTGGGTTTCCATTAAGAAATTTATTCCTGGACGGCGGAAGAAAAGGGCAGATGGGAAGCAAGAACAGGCCGCTGTTGAAGACTTGGGGCCAGGAGAAATCAATGAGGACGACCCCGATGTCCCAGCTGTTGTGCCTCTGTCTGAGTACGATGCggtagagagagagaagctggaagcgCAGCAAGCTCAGGAGAATGTGGAGCTGCCCCAGCTGAAGGgggctgtgtatgtgtctgaggaGCTTAGTAAGACTCTGGTTCACACTGTGAGTGTCGCCGTCATTGATGGGACCAGGGCAGTCACCAGTGCCGAAGAGCGGTCCCCTTCGTGGATATCTGCTTCCATGACAGAACCTCTTGAACACGCAGAGGGAGTAGCCACACCGACTGTTGGAGAGGTCACTGAAAAAGACATCATTGCAGAAGAAACTCCTGCACTCACCCAGACTTTACCAGGGGGCAAAGATGCCCATGACGACATAGTCACCAGTGAAGTGGATTTCACCTCAGAAGCTGTGACAGCCGCAGAAACCACAGAGGCGCTCCGCGCTGAAGAAGTTACCGAAGCATCAGGGGCAGAAGAGACCACAGACATGGTGTCTGCAGTTTCCCAGCTGTCCGACTCCCCGGACACCACAGAGGAAGCCACCCCAGTTCAGGAGGTAGAGGGCGGCATGCTAGATAAGGAAGAACAGGAGCGCCAGACGCAGGCCGTCCTCCAAGCCGTTGCAGACAAAGTGAAAGAGGAGTCCCAGGTGCCTGCAACCCAGAGTGTGCAGAGAGCAGGGCCAAAAGCGctggagaaggtggaggaggtagaggaggactCCGAGGTGCTGGCTGCCGAGAAAGAGAAGGATGTTGTGCTGAAAGGACCCGTGCAGGAAGCTGAAGCTGAGCCTCTTGCACAGGGCTCTGAGACTGTACAGGCTACCCCAGAGAGCCTTGAAGTTCCTGAAGTCACAGCGGATGTAGACCGTGTCGCCACATGCCAGGCTATCAAGCACCAGCAGCTGATGGAACAGGCTGTGGCCCCTGAGTCATCTGAAACCTTGACAGACAGTGAGACAAATGGAAGTACTCCCCTAGCAGATTCAGACACTCCAAACGGGACACAGCAAGACGAGACCGTTGACAGCCAGGACAGTAATGCCATTGCCACCGTCAGTCAGTCACAGGTCACCGAAGAGGAGGCAGCTGCTGCTCAGACGGAGGGGCCTTCAACACCACCTAGTTTTTCAGCCCAGGAAGAACCCAGGGAAAAACCAGGAAGAGATGTTCTAGAACCCACACAAGTGCTTGCTGCCGGGGCAGTGCCTGTTCCGGCAAAGGCTGAGGTGGGTCAAGAGGGTGAGGCTGGCCAGTTTGATGAAGAAAAAGTCAAAGACAGACAGCATGTTAAAGAACTGGAGGTGTCTGTACACACTGGACCCAATAGTCAAAAGACTGCTGACTTGACACGTGACAGTGACGTAATGGAAGTGGCCAGATGTCAGGAAACCGAGAGTAATGGAGAACAGAGTATTAGCCCGGAGAAAAGAGAGATGGGAACCGACgttgaaaaggagaaaacagagaccaagacagagcaagccagtgaagaacatgaGCAGGAAACAGCTGCTCCTGAGCACGAAGGAGCCCACCCTAAGCCAGTCCTGACAGTTGACATGCCCCACTCAGAGAGGGGAAAGGCACTGGGCAGCCTTGAAGGAAGCCCTTCTCTCCCAGACCAAGACAAAGCAGATTGCATAGAGGTTCAAGTTCAAAGCTCAGACACACCAGTCACTCAAACAACCGAAGCTGTGAAAAAGGTCGAAGAAACTGTGGCAACTTCAGAGATGGATGAAAGTTTGGAGTTTACAGGTGCACACTCATTACCAGCTGAGAAGCTCTCCGAAACGGGTGGCTACGGGACTCTTCAGCATGGAGAGGACACCGTGCCCCAGGGGCCTGAGTCTCAGGCAGAGTCCATCCCTATAATAGTAACTCCTGCTCCTGAAAGCACCCTACATTCTGACCTTCAAAGAGAAGTGAGCGCATCCCAGAAACAGAGATCAGATGAAGATGACAAGCCAGATGCTGGTCCTGATGCTGCCTGCAAGGAGAGTGCAGCAAGAGAGAAAGTCCTCAGGGCTGAACCTGAGATCTTGGAACTTGAGAGTAAGAGCAATAAGATTGTCCAGAGTGTCATCCAGACAGCCGTCAACCAGTTTGCACGTACAGAAACTGCCCCCGAAACCCACGCTTCTGATTTACAGAATCAGGTTCCTGTGGCGCAGGCTGACAGCCAGGGAGCACAACAGATGCTGGACAAAGATGAAAGCGACCTTCAAGTCTTCCCCCAAGATGGAACACTTAGTGCCGTAGCCCAGGAAGGACTTGCGGTTTCTGATAGTTCTGAAGGCCTGAGCAAGGCTTCAGAAATGATCACCATGCTTGCAGTTGAAAGTGCCAGTGTCAAAGAAAGTGTTGAGAAGCTGCCTCTTCAGTCCAAAGATCAAAAGGAGCACGCTGCTGACGGCCCCCAGCACCAAAGCTtaggcaaggcagaggcagatgcctC harbors:
- the Akap12 gene encoding A-kinase anchor protein 12 isoform X4 → MAASSTVVEDITKDEQEETPEIIEQIPASESNVEEMAQAAESQANDVGFKKVFKFVGFKFTVKKDKNEKSDTVQLLTVKKDEGEGAEASVGAGDHQEPGVETIGESASKESELKQSTEKQEGTLKQAQSSTEIPLQVESGQGTEEEAAKDGEENREKEPTKPLESPTSPVSNETTSSFKKFFTHGWAGWRKKTSFKKPKEDDPETSEKRKEQEAEKVDEEEGEKTEAAPAEEQREPAEGTDQARLSADYEKVELPLEDQAGDLEALSEKCAPLATEVFDEKTEAHQEVVAEVHVSTMEKTTKGQGGAEVEGDVVVEGSGESLPPEKLAETQEVPQEAEPVEELMKTKEVCVSGGDHTQLTDLSPEEKMLPKHPEGIVSEVEMLSSQERIKVQGSPLKKLFSSSGLKKLSGKKQKGKRGGGGGDEEPGEYQHIQTESPESADEQKGESSASSPEEPEEITCLEKGPSEAPQEGEAEEGATSDGEKKREGITPWASFKKMVTPKKRVRRPSESDKEEELDKVKSATLSSTESTVSGMQDEVRAVGEEQRSEEPKRRVDTSVSWEALICVGSSKKRARKASSSDDEGGPRTLGGDGHRAEEASKDKEAAADALPASTQEQDQAQGSSSPEPAGSPSEGEGVSTWESFKRLVTPRKKSKSKLEERAEDSGAEQLASETEPSREESWVSIKKFIPGRRKKRADGKQEQAAVEDLGPGEINEDDPDVPAVVPLSEYDAVEREKLEAQQAQENVELPQLKGAVYVSEELSKTLVHTVSVAVIDGTRAVTSAEERSPSWISASMTEPLEHAEGVATPTVGEVTEKDIIAEETPALTQTLPGGKDAHDDIVTSEVDFTSEAVTAAETTEALRAEEVTEASGAEETTDMVSAVSQLSDSPDTTEEATPVQEVEGGMLDKEEQERQTQAVLQAVADKVKEESQVPATQSVQRAGPKALEKVEEVEEDSEVLAAEKEKDVVLKGPVQEAEAEPLAQGSETVQATPESLEVPEVTADVDRVATCQAIKHQQLMEQAVAPESSETLTDSETNGSTPLADSDTPNGTQQDETVDSQDSNAIATVSQSQVTEEEAAAAQTEGPSTPPSFSAQEEPREKPGRDVLEPTQVLAAGAVPVPAKAEVGQEGEAGQFDEEKVKDRQHVKELEVSVHTGPNSQKTADLTRDSDVMEVARCQETESNGEQSISPEKREMGTDVEKEKTETKTEQASEEHEQETAAPEHEGAHPKPVLTVDMPHSERGKALGSLEGSPSLPDQDKADCIEVQVQSSDTPVTQTTEAVKKVEETVATSEMDESLEFTGAHSLPAEKLSETGGYGTLQHGEDTVPQGPESQAESIPIIVTPAPESTLHSDLQREVSASQKQRSDEDDKPDAGPDAACKESAAREKVLRAEPEILELESKSNKIVQSVIQTAVNQFARTETAPETHASDLQNQVPVAQADSQGAQQMLDKDESDLQVFPQDGTLSAVAQEGLAVSDSSEGLSKASEMITMLAVESASVKESVEKLPLQSKDQKEHAADGPQHQSLGKAEADASGNLTKESPDNNGPKLTEEGDALKVEVLEEEMNKAQTEEDLQEPKGDLAES